One region of Metallosphaera sedula DSM 5348 genomic DNA includes:
- a CDS encoding 50S ribosomal protein L19e → MAELELQKRLAADIKNAGVSRVRIPPEHVDEVAGALTREEIKRLIKDGKIVILSTRGNSRGRVKERRRSRKRKGEGRRTGSKKGRKGARTGKKEEWIVKIRKIRRYLQWLRDHEIIDTRTYRTLYIKAKGGTFKNLNDVKTLLKQMGKIKE, encoded by the coding sequence ATGGCAGAGCTTGAACTTCAGAAAAGGCTCGCAGCTGATATAAAGAATGCTGGAGTTAGTAGGGTAAGGATACCACCAGAGCATGTGGATGAGGTAGCAGGTGCATTAACTAGGGAAGAAATAAAGAGGCTCATAAAGGATGGTAAGATTGTAATTCTTTCTACGCGTGGGAATAGTAGAGGAAGAGTAAAGGAGAGGAGACGCAGTAGGAAAAGAAAGGGTGAAGGCAGAAGAACAGGAAGTAAAAAGGGTAGAAAGGGGGCTAGAACTGGTAAAAAGGAGGAATGGATTGTCAAGATTAGAAAGATAAGAAGATACTTGCAATGGTTAAGAGATCATGAAATTATAGATACAAGGACCTATAGAACCTTATACATTAAGGCCAAGGGAGGCACATTTAAGAACCTCAATGACGTAAAGACTTTGCTCAAACAGATGGGCAAGATAAAGGAGTGA
- a CDS encoding 30S ribosomal protein S4e, with protein MTHITRLEAPWFLRASKKEYKWTVRASPGPHPLGKSIPLGLLLRDYLAFTSSLKESKKIISDGKVLVDGRVRRDYKYPVGLMDVIAIPHADLYLRIVPDRARLLKPVKISEEESKFKLVRLLNKTLVKGGLLQFNLEDGRNLLISKESTEMFKLPTLTTLKISIPNQEILGVYGFKENVYVMAVGGKNAGIIGQLKRIQTSPYKTRRYSIVVIRSPDGSEYETNLENAMVIGEEKPEVKVE; from the coding sequence ATGACTCATATTACTAGATTAGAGGCTCCCTGGTTCTTAAGAGCGAGTAAAAAGGAGTATAAATGGACCGTTAGAGCCTCGCCTGGTCCCCATCCGTTAGGCAAGAGTATCCCACTAGGTTTACTTCTGAGGGATTATCTCGCGTTTACTTCTTCGCTTAAGGAATCTAAGAAGATAATTTCAGACGGTAAGGTGCTAGTGGATGGAAGAGTAAGACGTGATTACAAATATCCTGTAGGTTTGATGGATGTGATTGCTATTCCTCATGCTGACCTATATTTGAGAATAGTTCCAGATCGTGCTAGGCTTCTTAAACCTGTAAAGATCTCGGAAGAGGAAAGTAAATTCAAACTCGTGAGGTTGCTGAACAAAACGCTCGTGAAGGGGGGTTTACTTCAATTTAATCTCGAAGATGGGAGGAACCTTTTGATAAGCAAGGAGTCCACTGAAATGTTCAAGCTTCCTACCCTGACAACCTTAAAGATATCAATTCCAAACCAGGAGATATTAGGTGTGTATGGGTTTAAGGAAAATGTATATGTTATGGCTGTAGGTGGAAAGAACGCAGGAATCATAGGTCAATTAAAGAGAATTCAGACCTCTCCTTACAAGACCAGGCGTTACTCCATTGTTGTAATTAGAAGCCCAGACGGTTCTGAATACGAGACTAACCTTGAAAATGCAATGGTTATAGGAGAGGAAAAACCTGAGGTGAAGGTGGAGTAA
- a CDS encoding putative RNA uridine N3 methyltransferase yields the protein MFPFPRAHPLNVAIYPDMFTLKNNLTVFTLEVSDVIRALVEFRVTRLYLVDRGERSHLSRIRKLMTYAMTPPYLKRNIGIDPDLSKAGLLQPINTPYHAVSNVPVEGEIRLVQRGNSGLKGCEGKNGFMLVVNSEKCKALRYTSPFYEGPSIETISELDLGKINNVVIASRSGLDPLESIGTLRSMYQSHGITLLIGPPSGGIKSLFKAYPSFNFIRKQGVSDVRSKEALIASLTVLNFILM from the coding sequence ATGTTTCCCTTTCCCAGGGCTCACCCCCTTAATGTAGCTATCTATCCTGATATGTTTACCTTGAAAAACAACCTTACGGTTTTTACCCTGGAGGTTTCTGACGTAATTAGGGCTTTGGTTGAGTTCAGGGTCACAAGGCTCTACCTAGTGGATCGGGGCGAACGTTCGCACTTGTCTAGGATAAGGAAGCTCATGACATATGCTATGACCCCTCCTTACCTTAAAAGGAATATAGGGATAGACCCGGACCTCAGCAAGGCAGGTTTACTTCAGCCTATTAATACTCCCTATCATGCTGTATCTAATGTTCCTGTAGAGGGGGAGATAAGACTGGTCCAGCGGGGGAATAGTGGTCTGAAGGGTTGTGAAGGGAAGAACGGTTTCATGCTAGTGGTTAACTCTGAGAAATGCAAAGCATTGAGGTACACTTCACCCTTCTATGAAGGACCATCAATTGAGACCATCTCTGAACTAGATTTAGGCAAGATTAACAACGTCGTAATAGCTAGCAGATCTGGTCTTGATCCTTTGGAGAGTATCGGTACCCTAAGATCTATGTATCAAAGTCATGGCATCACGCTTTTAATAGGACCTCCAAGCGGAGGTATAAAGTCATTGTTCAAGGCCTATCCATCCTTTAACTTCATACGTAAACAAGGGGTATCCGACGTTAGGTCTAAGGAGGCCTTAATTGCAAGTCTCACTGTACTAAATTTTATCTTAATGTGA
- a CDS encoding 50S ribosomal protein L6, protein MQMVSFREEIQIPSGITVNIDGKTVKVKGKKGELSRDFSFAKFLTISLEDGKIILEGSFLGRREKATAYSIVKHIKNMFTGVQNGYRYYLKIIFTHFPITVKVVNDEVQITNLIGEKNVRVAKIMPGVKVTVKGEDIVVEGIDLEKVSQTAANIETVTKIRDFDRRIFSDGIYIYKKEVIS, encoded by the coding sequence ATGCAGATGGTATCCTTCAGAGAGGAAATACAAATACCTTCTGGGATAACAGTTAACATTGATGGTAAGACGGTGAAGGTAAAGGGGAAGAAGGGTGAACTATCAAGAGACTTCTCCTTTGCCAAATTCCTTACCATTTCCCTTGAGGATGGCAAAATAATACTAGAGGGATCCTTCCTGGGGAGAAGGGAGAAGGCCACAGCATATAGTATTGTAAAGCATATCAAGAACATGTTCACCGGGGTTCAAAATGGATACAGATATTATCTGAAGATAATATTTACTCATTTCCCAATAACTGTAAAGGTTGTTAACGATGAGGTTCAGATCACTAACCTAATTGGAGAGAAGAATGTTAGAGTGGCCAAGATAATGCCAGGCGTTAAGGTGACGGTTAAAGGAGAGGATATAGTGGTTGAAGGGATTGATCTAGAAAAGGTGTCGCAGACCGCTGCTAATATTGAGACAGTAACTAAAATCAGAGATTTCGATAGGAGGATATTCTCAGATGGGATTTATATTTACAAGAAAGAGGTGATCTCGTAA
- a CDS encoding 30S ribosomal protein S17 has product MSQVKTKNVGIPGITPPSRECEDEDCPFHGSLKVRGTLIEGTLVKNRAPKMGVIERTYLFYDHKYKRYERRTSRIHARVPSCLDVKEGDRVIIGETRPLSKSVSFVVLGKR; this is encoded by the coding sequence ATGTCTCAAGTAAAAACAAAAAACGTGGGCATTCCTGGGATCACTCCTCCTAGTAGGGAGTGTGAGGACGAGGATTGCCCATTCCATGGGAGTTTAAAGGTTAGAGGTACTCTAATTGAGGGTACCTTGGTTAAGAATAGGGCACCCAAGATGGGTGTGATCGAAAGAACTTACCTGTTCTACGATCATAAATACAAGAGATATGAAAGGAGAACGAGCAGAATTCATGCGAGAGTTCCCAGTTGTCTGGACGTCAAGGAAGGAGACAGAGTTATAATAGGGGAAACTAGACCCCTATCTAAATCGGTTTCCTTCGTAGTTCTAGGCAAGAGGTGA
- a CDS encoding 30S ribosomal protein S8 yields MTVINTLSNALSSLYNNEMRRNKQAIIMPSSKLIVNVLRVMQKEGYVGEFEYIDDGRWGKILVQLMGRINKCGAITPRYSLTYREMISLPDYIRRYLPSKEIGVIIVSTPKGVMTHKEAARQRTGGIVLGYVY; encoded by the coding sequence ATGACGGTAATCAACACTTTGTCAAACGCTTTAAGCTCCCTGTATAATAACGAGATGAGAAGAAACAAGCAAGCAATTATAATGCCCTCGTCTAAATTGATAGTAAATGTTCTGCGTGTAATGCAAAAAGAGGGATATGTAGGAGAATTTGAGTACATTGACGATGGTAGATGGGGCAAGATTCTAGTACAATTAATGGGCAGAATCAATAAGTGCGGTGCTATAACTCCTCGTTACTCCTTGACTTACAGGGAAATGATCAGTCTTCCAGATTACATCAGGAGATATCTGCCATCGAAGGAGATTGGCGTAATAATAGTTTCAACGCCAAAGGGAGTTATGACCCATAAGGAGGCAGCAAGGCAAAGAACGGGAGGAATTGTCCTGGGTTATGTATATTGA
- the rpmC gene encoding 50S ribosomal protein L29, with protein MTKRVSELRKLSEEDLKKRLEELKADLLKRKAEARMGTIKNTSSIRNIRKDIARIYTILSEKKRNEKK; from the coding sequence ATGACCAAAAGAGTCAGTGAACTCAGGAAATTAAGCGAAGAGGACCTAAAGAAACGCCTGGAAGAGCTCAAGGCTGATCTTCTCAAGAGAAAGGCCGAGGCGAGGATGGGAACGATCAAGAATACTTCCTCGATAAGGAATATAAGGAAAGATATAGCCCGTATATACACTATACTTTCAGAAAAAAAGAGAAATGAGAAAAAATAG
- a CDS encoding 50S ribosomal protein L23 has translation MIKESISTEKSVRLLESNNTLVLVVDREDNKATIKSEVEKAFGVKVEKVNVVITPRGEKKAYVKLAPEYKASEIAQKLGIL, from the coding sequence ATGATCAAAGAAAGTATTTCCACGGAGAAGTCGGTTAGATTGTTAGAATCAAATAATACGCTAGTTCTCGTAGTAGATAGGGAGGACAATAAGGCAACTATAAAGAGTGAAGTGGAGAAGGCGTTTGGAGTGAAGGTAGAGAAAGTTAACGTGGTGATAACACCTAGAGGTGAGAAGAAGGCGTATGTCAAGCTGGCGCCTGAATACAAGGCGTCAGAAATAGCCCAGAAGCTTGGAATTCTTTAG
- the rpl4p gene encoding 50S ribosomal protein L4, whose amino-acid sequence MYTTLLEKSTKVLDLSGNKVKDVQLPLIFSYPVRKDLIRRAFHSSFTQGLQPKGRDPMAGKRTTAKSFGINLGLARVPRIRGAGEGALAPNTAGGRLAFPPSPRERVKEDINEKEKRLAVISALASTTIKEIVTNRGHRFTGDLPLVVVDDLGGIKKTAELEEILIKLGLEQELKRASYKRIRAGKGKMRGRKYKRTVGPLLVVHDPKLPIVEAALNLPGVDVVSAKDVSVIHLAPGGHAGRLVIYTESALKVLQDRFKGLIK is encoded by the coding sequence GTGTATACAACTCTTTTAGAAAAAAGTACAAAAGTATTGGATCTATCAGGAAACAAGGTAAAGGACGTTCAGCTACCTTTAATCTTTAGTTATCCTGTAAGGAAGGACCTAATAAGGAGGGCATTTCATTCGTCATTTACGCAAGGTCTACAGCCTAAAGGAAGGGATCCAATGGCTGGCAAGAGAACCACAGCTAAAAGTTTTGGTATAAACCTAGGTTTGGCGAGGGTTCCACGTATAAGGGGAGCAGGTGAGGGTGCACTAGCCCCTAATACAGCGGGAGGAAGATTGGCTTTTCCCCCGTCTCCTAGGGAAAGAGTAAAGGAAGACATAAACGAGAAGGAAAAGAGGTTAGCCGTGATAAGCGCGTTGGCCTCTACTACTATAAAGGAGATTGTAACAAATAGAGGACACAGGTTTACGGGTGATCTACCGCTAGTTGTGGTCGATGATCTTGGAGGTATCAAGAAGACAGCAGAGCTAGAGGAGATCTTGATTAAGCTAGGACTGGAACAGGAATTAAAAAGGGCCTCTTACAAGAGAATAAGAGCAGGTAAGGGGAAGATGAGAGGGAGAAAGTATAAGCGTACGGTCGGACCATTGCTTGTTGTTCATGATCCCAAACTGCCTATTGTGGAGGCAGCTCTAAACTTGCCAGGCGTAGATGTAGTATCAGCTAAAGATGTGAGTGTAATTCATCTGGCACCAGGAGGACATGCGGGTAGATTAGTAATTTATACCGAATCTGCCCTTAAGGTTCTCCAGGATAGATTTAAGGGGCTGATAAAATGA
- a CDS encoding 50S ribosomal protein L5: MEQVTKQNPMRNVRIAKVTVNIGLGESGERLQKAYQLVEELTGAKPVYTKAKKSIKEFDVRKGAPIGVMVTLRDEKAEEFLKRVLAAVNYKIKASSFDKHGNVSFGIAEHVVIPGTRYDPEVGIFGLDVAITFERPGFRVSRRKRQKSRIPDSVRVRKEEAMKFLTENFGVTIV; this comes from the coding sequence ATGGAGCAGGTAACTAAACAAAATCCAATGAGAAATGTGAGGATCGCCAAGGTAACGGTAAACATTGGACTTGGTGAATCGGGAGAGAGGTTGCAAAAAGCTTACCAATTAGTGGAAGAGCTAACAGGAGCTAAGCCAGTTTACACAAAGGCTAAGAAATCCATTAAGGAGTTTGATGTGAGAAAGGGAGCTCCGATCGGTGTAATGGTGACTTTACGTGATGAAAAGGCTGAGGAATTCCTAAAAAGAGTGCTGGCTGCCGTTAATTATAAGATTAAAGCCAGTAGCTTTGATAAGCACGGAAATGTAAGTTTCGGTATTGCAGAACATGTGGTGATTCCAGGCACACGTTATGATCCTGAGGTGGGTATATTCGGACTTGATGTGGCCATAACATTTGAGCGCCCAGGTTTCAGAGTAAGCAGGAGAAAAAGACAGAAATCAAGGATTCCAGATTCCGTGAGGGTAAGGAAGGAAGAAGCAATGAAGTTCCTCACGGAAAACTTTGGGGTTACTATTGTTTAA
- a CDS encoding 30S ribosomal protein S19 produces MSVEIPAEWKKFRYRGKSLEELLNMPMDDFIKLLPARQRRSLRKGFTPSERTLIEKIRKIRRDSKADKPIKTHVRSLVILPEMVGLKFAVYNGKQFVEFQVVPEMIGHYLGEFSIPIQKVEHGEPGLKATRSSLFMAMKG; encoded by the coding sequence ATGTCAGTGGAGATTCCTGCCGAGTGGAAGAAGTTTAGGTATAGGGGCAAATCATTAGAAGAATTGTTGAACATGCCAATGGACGATTTTATCAAGTTGTTACCCGCCAGACAGAGAAGATCTTTGAGGAAGGGTTTTACTCCTTCAGAAAGGACTTTAATTGAAAAGATCAGGAAAATCAGAAGAGATTCAAAGGCAGACAAGCCGATTAAGACCCATGTGAGAAGTCTGGTAATTTTACCGGAGATGGTAGGTTTGAAATTTGCAGTATATAATGGCAAGCAATTCGTTGAGTTTCAAGTGGTGCCTGAGATGATAGGGCATTATCTAGGTGAGTTCTCTATACCGATCCAGAAGGTAGAACATGGAGAACCTGGCCTTAAGGCTACAAGATCCAGCCTCTTCATGGCCATGAAAGGGTGA
- a CDS encoding ribonuclease P protein component 1: MRKNRFLEYDLIGKRVRILTHSDPSLVGREGIIILETEKTFLVKAGDNAFSVYKPNGIYEIDFKRRRLTICGDALIGKPIKRLR; this comes from the coding sequence ATGAGAAAAAATAGATTTTTAGAGTATGATCTAATAGGGAAAAGAGTAAGGATTTTAACTCATTCTGATCCCTCCTTGGTTGGGAGGGAAGGAATAATAATTCTGGAAACCGAGAAAACCTTTCTCGTTAAGGCAGGGGACAACGCATTTTCCGTATATAAACCCAATGGAATTTATGAGATAGATTTTAAAAGACGTCGATTAACTATATGTGGCGACGCCTTGATAGGCAAGCCGATAAAAAGGTTGAGGTGA
- a CDS encoding 50S ribosomal protein L32e — protein MNGKTSLSRKKIYKMKLKHKALLPKFLRYDWDKYFRLERQERWRRTRGQDNKTRLRIKGFPKPVMVGFRSPKLIRYLHPTGLREVIVNNVYEVEELKESKDRVILRISGKVGLKKRLEIISKAKELGFRVANGE, from the coding sequence ATGAACGGTAAAACTAGTTTAAGTAGGAAAAAGATATATAAAATGAAATTGAAACATAAGGCTCTGTTGCCTAAATTCCTTAGGTATGATTGGGATAAGTACTTTAGACTGGAGAGGCAAGAAAGGTGGAGAAGGACAAGAGGTCAAGATAATAAAACCAGGCTAAGGATAAAGGGATTTCCGAAACCTGTCATGGTAGGCTTTAGGAGCCCTAAGCTCATTAGATATCTTCATCCTACAGGTTTGAGGGAAGTTATAGTGAATAACGTCTATGAAGTGGAAGAACTCAAGGAATCAAAGGACAGAGTTATTCTAAGGATTTCTGGAAAAGTCGGTCTTAAGAAAAGGTTAGAAATAATAAGTAAGGCCAAGGAATTGGGATTTCGTGTAGCTAATGGTGAGTAA
- a CDS encoding 50S ribosomal protein L14 codes for MPEKMQVLGSRKGLTPAVQNYTMVNVSDNSGAKEAMIISVFGYRGALRRVPYANVGDLVMVSVRKGAPDVRKQKFKAVVIRQRMPFRRPDGTWISFDDNAVVIVNPDGTAKGTEIRGPVAREAAERWPKVASLATLIV; via the coding sequence ATGCCAGAAAAAATGCAGGTATTAGGATCGAGGAAGGGCCTAACTCCCGCAGTTCAAAACTATACTATGGTAAATGTGTCTGACAACAGTGGCGCTAAGGAGGCCATGATCATTAGTGTCTTCGGCTATAGAGGTGCTCTAAGGAGAGTACCTTACGCAAACGTAGGCGATCTTGTGATGGTATCTGTTAGGAAAGGAGCTCCTGACGTCAGAAAGCAGAAGTTTAAGGCGGTGGTAATAAGGCAGAGAATGCCCTTCAGAAGGCCAGATGGTACTTGGATCTCGTTCGATGATAATGCAGTAGTTATTGTAAACCCAGATGGTACAGCAAAGGGAACAGAGATAAGAGGTCCAGTAGCAAGGGAAGCTGCAGAAAGATGGCCAAAGGTAGCTAGCCTGGCTACCTTAATAGTTTAG
- a CDS encoding 30S ribosomal protein S3 gives MVDIKKYFLQKSMTRVMVDEFLAKEYYNAEYAGSEISKTPMGTRVTIYAGRPAIIIGKDGKTIKRLAQILEKYFNLENPQITVTQPEKPELNARVMAFRLAVTLEKGYHFRRAAFMTIRRIMNAGALGAEVIVSGKITSERAKFEKLKEGIVYKTGNNLDVMVDRAIAIATLKMGIYGVEVVITKPLRTIDKISLKQTAGTSTGGESGEVRVTNVRIIDETQNVKLEEQLGGAENDQKSQ, from the coding sequence TTGGTTGATATAAAGAAATACTTCCTTCAAAAGTCCATGACAAGAGTAATGGTAGATGAGTTCTTAGCAAAGGAATATTATAACGCTGAATATGCTGGTTCTGAGATCAGCAAGACTCCCATGGGTACTAGAGTTACAATCTATGCGGGTAGACCAGCGATCATTATAGGTAAAGATGGAAAGACAATAAAGAGGTTGGCCCAAATATTGGAGAAGTACTTTAACCTAGAGAATCCTCAGATCACTGTAACTCAGCCGGAGAAACCAGAGCTGAACGCTAGGGTAATGGCGTTCAGGCTAGCGGTGACCCTTGAGAAGGGATATCACTTCCGAAGAGCTGCCTTCATGACAATCAGGAGGATAATGAACGCTGGAGCCCTTGGAGCAGAGGTGATAGTTAGCGGAAAGATTACTTCAGAGAGAGCTAAGTTCGAGAAGCTTAAGGAGGGAATAGTCTACAAGACCGGCAATAACCTAGATGTAATGGTGGACAGGGCCATAGCCATAGCCACACTCAAGATGGGAATATATGGCGTTGAGGTGGTTATAACGAAGCCCCTGAGGACCATAGATAAAATTTCGCTTAAACAAACTGCAGGCACTAGTACTGGGGGCGAATCTGGAGAAGTTAGGGTAACAAACGTGAGGATAATTGATGAGACCCAAAACGTTAAACTTGAGGAACAATTAGGAGGCGCAGAAAATGACCAAAAGAGTCAGTGA
- a CDS encoding 50S ribosomal protein L2 — protein sequence MGKKLLQQRAGRGNINFRNPGWLRVGKVRYPTITGHHIAKVVDILHNPGMTEPVAKVKLDTGIQFFIPAVQGLISGQKIEVGEGSPASLGNIVPAKDLPEGVYVSNVELHRGDGGRYARTAGSYAIVVGKSEGKVILRLPSGKIKEIDENALVTVGTVAGGGVLEKPLLKAGNNYWKYKVKATKWPDVRGVAMNVVSHPHGGGLHQSVSRSSTVARNTPPGRKVGHIAARRTGRRDRK from the coding sequence ATGGGTAAGAAACTTTTACAACAAAGAGCAGGAAGAGGAAACATAAATTTCCGAAACCCAGGTTGGTTAAGGGTAGGAAAGGTCAGATATCCAACTATAACCGGGCATCATATCGCTAAGGTTGTTGATATTTTGCATAATCCTGGAATGACAGAACCAGTGGCAAAGGTTAAGTTAGATACTGGTATTCAGTTCTTCATTCCTGCCGTTCAGGGATTAATATCAGGTCAAAAAATAGAGGTTGGAGAGGGCTCCCCAGCATCCTTGGGTAACATAGTTCCAGCGAAAGATCTACCTGAGGGTGTGTATGTATCTAACGTGGAACTTCATAGAGGAGATGGTGGAAGATACGCAAGAACGGCTGGATCATACGCAATTGTAGTGGGGAAATCTGAGGGAAAAGTTATTCTAAGGTTACCCTCTGGAAAGATAAAGGAGATAGATGAGAACGCTTTGGTCACTGTGGGAACTGTGGCAGGTGGAGGGGTCTTAGAGAAACCTCTTCTAAAGGCTGGAAATAATTACTGGAAGTATAAGGTCAAAGCAACAAAGTGGCCTGATGTTAGAGGTGTTGCGATGAACGTTGTGTCTCATCCACACGGAGGAGGTCTTCATCAGAGCGTTAGCAGGTCTAGCACTGTAGCTAGGAATACCCCGCCAGGCAGAAAGGTTGGACATATTGCAGCACGTAGAACGGGTAGGAGGGATAGGAAGTGA
- a CDS encoding 30S ribosomal protein S14, giving the protein MGKYKPPAERKHGKGVQYCRRCGSTDSVIQKYGIYLCRQCFREVAYPLGFKRLR; this is encoded by the coding sequence ATGGGTAAGTATAAACCACCGGCTGAAAGGAAACATGGAAAGGGAGTCCAATATTGTAGAAGATGTGGAAGCACAGACTCTGTAATACAGAAATACGGGATATATTTATGCAGGCAATGTTTCAGAGAAGTTGCATATCCATTAGGGTTCAAGAGGTTGAGGTGA
- a CDS encoding 50S ribosomal protein L3, whose amino-acid sequence MGHRKLSSPRRGSAGLRPRKRSEELLPSPRSYPEVNLPNPVTLGFVGYKVGMTHIFMIDEDRSSSMFGKEIYVPVTVLETPPIYVLALRAYGLNNRGEHSVMGEVWGDLGDFGKFITRRIRGLKIDKEKKEHQLKDIESNLESVSYFRLLVSTQPHLIPALGKKTPDIVEVQIGGGNTKNQLEYGLKLLGNTLSVRDVFKEGQLMDIIGVTKGHGFQGVIKRYGVQELPRWHKHRKGSRKVGTKGPSLGTPSYVPQPGQMGFHRRTEYNKRILKISDDTKLINPKGGFVRYGLVKNTYLLVQGSTIGSIKRPLFLRYPIRPYSAQLPVPKVTYVDVNSKQG is encoded by the coding sequence ATGGGACATAGAAAGTTATCCTCGCCAAGGAGAGGATCAGCCGGATTAAGACCCAGAAAAAGATCAGAGGAGCTTTTACCATCTCCAAGATCTTATCCTGAAGTGAACTTACCCAATCCCGTAACTCTTGGGTTTGTGGGATATAAGGTGGGCATGACCCACATCTTTATGATAGACGAAGATAGATCCTCGTCTATGTTTGGGAAGGAGATTTATGTCCCCGTTACTGTTCTGGAGACTCCACCCATTTACGTTCTTGCGTTAAGAGCTTATGGGTTAAACAATAGGGGAGAACATTCAGTAATGGGCGAAGTGTGGGGGGATCTGGGAGACTTTGGCAAGTTCATCACTAGAAGAATAAGGGGATTAAAGATTGATAAAGAGAAGAAGGAACATCAGTTAAAGGACATTGAGTCTAACCTTGAGAGCGTTAGCTACTTTAGGCTTCTCGTTTCAACCCAACCGCATCTTATTCCAGCCCTTGGTAAGAAAACTCCGGATATTGTAGAGGTTCAGATAGGTGGTGGAAACACAAAAAACCAACTCGAGTATGGTTTAAAGCTTCTCGGCAATACTCTTTCAGTAAGGGACGTCTTCAAAGAAGGTCAGCTTATGGATATAATAGGTGTGACCAAGGGACATGGTTTTCAAGGTGTGATCAAGAGGTACGGAGTACAGGAGTTACCTAGATGGCATAAACATAGGAAAGGTAGCAGGAAGGTTGGTACAAAAGGTCCATCTTTGGGAACTCCAAGTTATGTTCCTCAGCCAGGCCAGATGGGATTCCACAGGAGAACCGAGTACAACAAGAGGATCCTGAAGATATCAGACGATACCAAGTTGATAAACCCCAAGGGTGGTTTCGTGAGATATGGACTAGTCAAGAATACCTACCTTCTAGTTCAAGGCTCCACGATAGGATCCATAAAGAGACCTCTCTTCCTGAGGTACCCCATCAGACCTTATTCCGCACAACTTCCGGTTCCGAAGGTTACCTATGTGGATGTGAACAGTAAGCAGGGGTGA
- the rplX gene encoding 50S ribosomal protein L24 — MVSSKLIAPLSDELAKEYGMKRIGIRKDDTVRVMRGDNYGFEGKVTQVFPESGRIAIEGLTRKKADGTPVYIKIHASKVEITKLNTNDPRRKDIINRKASRQKEEQGGKAQ, encoded by the coding sequence ATGGTATCGTCTAAACTGATTGCCCCTCTTTCCGATGAGCTAGCGAAGGAATATGGAATGAAAAGAATCGGTATAAGGAAGGATGATACTGTGAGAGTAATGAGGGGAGATAATTACGGCTTTGAGGGAAAGGTGACTCAGGTGTTCCCTGAGTCTGGTAGAATAGCTATTGAAGGTCTGACTAGGAAGAAGGCAGACGGCACTCCAGTCTACATTAAGATTCACGCTTCTAAGGTAGAAATTACTAAGTTGAATACAAATGATCCAAGGAGGAAAGACATTATAAATAGGAAAGCTTCAAGGCAGAAAGAGGAGCAAGGAGGTAAGGCTCAATGA
- a CDS encoding 50S ribosomal protein L22, translating into MAAWNYPILSLDDSRVGKAVIRNAPVSIKDLYNVCKAIRGMNVKEAQAFLQRVMEEKEALPYWRYDHGASHKSNISRKWKVKSGRYPKKAIKYVNKALENALANAQGKGLDEDKLKVVHIAAHKGIIIKRFMPRAFGRATKKYNRTSHIEVIVGEV; encoded by the coding sequence ATGGCAGCATGGAATTATCCTATTCTATCCCTTGATGATAGTAGAGTTGGTAAAGCAGTGATTAGAAATGCTCCTGTTTCGATAAAGGATCTCTATAATGTGTGCAAGGCAATTAGAGGAATGAATGTTAAGGAAGCCCAGGCTTTCCTCCAGAGAGTTATGGAGGAGAAGGAGGCCTTGCCATACTGGAGATATGACCACGGTGCTTCTCACAAGTCAAATATCTCAAGAAAATGGAAAGTCAAAAGTGGCAGATATCCTAAAAAGGCTATAAAGTATGTAAACAAGGCCCTAGAGAACGCATTGGCTAATGCGCAAGGAAAGGGATTGGATGAGGATAAACTCAAGGTTGTCCATATAGCAGCGCATAAGGGCATTATTATAAAGAGATTTATGCCTAGGGCGTTTGGTAGGGCCACTAAGAAATACAACAGGACTTCTCACATAGAGGTTATAGTTGGTGAGGTGTAG